One segment of Sinorhizobium sp. BG8 DNA contains the following:
- the glf gene encoding UDP-galactopyranose mutase, with protein MHVNEKIAVIGAGLSGAVIARELAQAGYEVEVIDTRDHIAGNCHTERDSETGVMVHVYGPHIFHTDDAEVWDYVNGFQTFMPYKNRVKTTSDEQVYSLPVNLHTINQFFGKTFRPDEARSFLEEQADKTIAEPETFEEQALRFVGKDLYEAFFKGYTQKQWGCSPTDLPASILKRLPVRFNYDDNYFFHKYQGMPENGYTDMIGRILDHPGIAVRLGTHFKRGEGPDYEHVFYSGPLDGYFDYELGRLGYRTLDFERFTYEGDYQGCAVMNYGDVSVPYTRITEHKHFSPWEEHKGSVCYREFSRACGPEDVPYYPIRLVQEKEQLAQYVSRAEQETSVTFVGRLGTYRYLDMDVTIREALDTARLYLSRKVEKASMPVFLHSPV; from the coding sequence ATGCACGTGAATGAAAAGATTGCTGTGATTGGAGCCGGCCTCTCGGGTGCGGTCATCGCGCGTGAGCTCGCCCAGGCCGGCTACGAGGTCGAAGTCATCGATACCCGCGACCACATCGCCGGAAACTGCCATACCGAACGCGACAGCGAGACCGGGGTGATGGTCCATGTCTACGGTCCGCACATATTCCATACGGACGATGCAGAAGTGTGGGACTATGTGAACGGCTTCCAGACGTTCATGCCCTACAAGAACCGCGTCAAGACGACGAGTGACGAGCAGGTCTATTCGCTGCCCGTGAACCTGCACACGATCAATCAGTTCTTTGGAAAGACATTCAGGCCCGACGAGGCACGCTCCTTCCTTGAGGAACAGGCCGACAAAACCATTGCGGAGCCGGAGACATTCGAGGAACAGGCCCTGCGCTTCGTCGGGAAGGACCTCTATGAAGCCTTCTTCAAGGGCTACACCCAAAAGCAATGGGGTTGCTCGCCCACGGACCTGCCGGCCTCCATCCTGAAGCGTCTTCCCGTCCGCTTCAACTACGACGACAACTACTTCTTCCACAAATACCAGGGGATGCCCGAGAACGGCTATACGGACATGATCGGGCGCATTCTCGATCATCCCGGCATCGCGGTGAGACTTGGAACGCACTTCAAGCGCGGCGAAGGTCCGGACTACGAGCATGTCTTCTATTCCGGTCCGCTCGACGGCTATTTCGACTACGAGCTTGGCCGGTTGGGATATCGCACGCTCGACTTCGAGCGCTTCACCTATGAGGGTGACTATCAGGGCTGTGCCGTCATGAACTATGGCGATGTCTCGGTGCCCTACACGCGCATTACCGAGCACAAGCATTTCTCTCCGTGGGAAGAGCACAAAGGCTCCGTCTGCTATCGGGAATTCTCCCGCGCCTGCGGCCCCGAGGACGTCCCCTATTACCCAATTCGCCTGGTCCAGGAAAAAGAGCAGCTGGCGCAATACGTCTCGCGCGCCGAACAGGAGACATCCGTCACCTTCGTCGGACGCCTTGGCACCTATCGCTATCTCGACATGGACGTGACGATCCGCGAGGCGCTCGACACCGCACGGCTCTATCTCTCCAGAAAGGTTGAGAAAGCCTCAATGCCGGTATTCCTTCACTCGCCAGTGTAA
- a CDS encoding class I SAM-dependent methyltransferase: MSTTVDETAADEISPILLVEAMFAVRRTGAIKAAIELDLFTTLGPEGGSAQSVATALGAAERGIRILCDCLVVNGFLTKAVDRYTPTLSTIAFLDRRSPSYLGDAIEFIAAPEMVRLFLDDPAAIVRNGGSVGLANISADNPVWVKFARAMGPFTRGAAAGLAAEVAVMGEAPRKILDIAAGPGFFGIEMGKVFPAAEIVAVDWASVLSLSQEHAEEAGIADRYRPLPGSAFDVDWGGDYDLVLLPNFLHHFDIDTCVNLLTKVRASLSAKGRVAGVEFVPNDDRISPPFPAAFSWEMLVTTPKGDAYTEKELAEMGRLAGFRSATVRPLPRTPASMFLLEP, encoded by the coding sequence ATGTCGACCACCGTAGACGAGACGGCAGCAGACGAGATCTCGCCCATCCTCCTTGTCGAAGCAATGTTTGCCGTGCGAAGGACGGGAGCGATCAAGGCAGCGATCGAGCTTGATCTCTTCACCACATTGGGTCCCGAAGGGGGCAGCGCGCAATCGGTCGCCACGGCGCTCGGGGCCGCCGAACGCGGTATCCGCATTCTCTGTGACTGTCTCGTCGTAAACGGCTTCCTGACAAAGGCCGTCGACCGCTACACACCGACGCTCTCGACCATCGCTTTCCTCGACCGTCGTTCTCCCAGCTATCTGGGAGACGCCATCGAATTTATTGCCGCACCCGAAATGGTTCGCCTCTTTCTCGATGACCCCGCAGCGATCGTCCGCAATGGCGGTTCGGTTGGCCTTGCGAATATCTCGGCTGACAATCCGGTCTGGGTAAAGTTCGCCCGCGCCATGGGTCCCTTCACGCGTGGCGCCGCTGCGGGCCTAGCGGCCGAGGTCGCGGTTATGGGAGAAGCGCCGAGGAAAATCCTTGATATAGCGGCGGGGCCGGGGTTCTTCGGGATCGAGATGGGCAAGGTGTTTCCTGCCGCGGAAATCGTTGCGGTGGACTGGGCTTCCGTCCTTTCGCTTTCGCAAGAGCATGCCGAGGAGGCCGGGATCGCCGACCGCTACCGGCCGCTGCCGGGCAGCGCCTTCGACGTGGACTGGGGCGGGGACTACGATCTCGTGCTGCTGCCGAACTTCCTTCATCACTTCGATATCGACACATGCGTGAACCTGCTCACGAAGGTCAGGGCCAGCCTGTCCGCCAAAGGTCGGGTCGCGGGTGTCGAGTTCGTTCCGAACGACGACCGGATTTCGCCACCATTCCCGGCAGCGTTCTCATGGGAAATGCTCGTCACGACGCCGAAGGGTGATGCCTACACGGAGAAGGAACTCGCCGAGATGGGTCGGCTCGCCGGCTTTCGGAGCGCGACCGTGAGGCCACTGCCGCGCACGCCTGCGAGCATGTTCCTCCTGGAGCCGTAG
- a CDS encoding DUF488 family protein, which produces MTEGISLKRIYEPPAVEDGMRILVDRLWPRGISKEKARIDLWLRDIAPSDALRKQFHGRPEAWEDFRVAYAEELQKAVAQAAVADLLLHIGEGPVTLLYAARDEERNNAVALKEWLEGQLAAGG; this is translated from the coding sequence ATGACGGAAGGCATCTCCCTCAAGCGTATTTACGAGCCCCCGGCCGTGGAGGACGGGATGCGTATTCTGGTCGACCGTCTATGGCCGCGCGGCATTTCCAAGGAAAAGGCACGCATCGACCTCTGGCTCAGGGACATCGCTCCGAGCGATGCCTTGCGCAAGCAGTTTCATGGAAGGCCGGAGGCGTGGGAGGATTTCCGCGTCGCCTATGCCGAAGAGCTTCAGAAAGCCGTGGCACAGGCTGCCGTCGCTGACCTCTTGCTCCACATAGGGGAGGGCCCGGTGACGCTTCTCTATGCCGCTCGTGACGAGGAGCGGAACAATGCCGTGGCGCTGAAAGAGTGGCTGGAGGGTCAGCTTGCCGCGGGCGGCTGA
- a CDS encoding FAD-binding oxidoreductase, with amino-acid sequence MNDMSLTNLHAGKTKISAAAIEEFAAQQRGDLLDSQHASYDEARAIWNGMIDRRPALIARCAGAADVIRAVRFARDNDLLVAVRGGGHNIAGNAVCDGGLMIDLSGMRSVRVDRASKRAWVEPGATLADVDGETQAFGLAVPTGINSTTGLAGLTLGGGFGWLTRKYGLTLDNLVSADVVTADGELVRASAGENADLFWALRGGGGNFGIVTAFELKLHEVGPQVTAGLVVYPFADAKSVLQQYRQALENAPDELTCWAVMRQAPPLPFLPAEWHGKEILVLAMCHCGDLQTGERETAALRSIGTPIADVVGPSPFAGWQQAFDPLLAPGARNYWKSHDFMELSDATIDILLDAVRNLPGPECEIFIGHVGGVAGRIAADSTAFPQRSSHFVMNVHARWREPEMDQACIGWARKLFEAAKPYSAGTAYINFMPSDEVDRVEAAYGANYRRLAEIKRRYDPQNLFRMNQNVLPA; translated from the coding sequence ATGAACGATATGAGCCTCACTAACTTGCATGCCGGAAAGACCAAGATCAGCGCCGCTGCAATCGAGGAATTCGCGGCGCAGCAGCGGGGAGACCTGCTCGATTCCCAGCATGCTTCCTATGACGAGGCGCGCGCTATCTGGAATGGTATGATCGATCGTCGGCCTGCGCTGATCGCACGGTGCGCAGGAGCTGCCGACGTGATACGCGCCGTACGTTTCGCGCGCGACAACGATTTGCTCGTGGCGGTTCGAGGCGGCGGTCACAACATCGCGGGCAATGCGGTGTGCGACGGCGGTCTGATGATCGATTTGTCGGGCATGCGGTCCGTTCGGGTCGACAGGGCATCAAAACGGGCCTGGGTCGAACCCGGCGCAACGCTTGCGGATGTCGACGGCGAAACCCAGGCCTTCGGCCTTGCGGTGCCGACGGGTATCAACTCTACCACCGGGCTGGCGGGGCTCACGCTTGGCGGCGGCTTCGGATGGCTGACCCGCAAGTACGGTTTGACGCTCGACAATCTCGTCTCGGCCGACGTCGTGACAGCGGATGGCGAGCTCGTCCGGGCAAGTGCTGGTGAGAACGCTGATCTTTTCTGGGCCCTGCGTGGGGGCGGCGGCAATTTCGGCATCGTCACCGCTTTCGAGCTGAAGCTCCACGAAGTCGGGCCACAGGTGACTGCGGGCCTCGTGGTTTACCCCTTCGCCGATGCAAAGAGCGTGCTCCAGCAGTACAGGCAGGCGCTCGAGAATGCGCCGGACGAGCTCACCTGCTGGGCCGTCATGCGCCAGGCACCCCCATTGCCTTTCCTGCCGGCCGAGTGGCACGGCAAGGAAATCCTGGTGCTGGCCATGTGCCATTGCGGTGACCTTCAGACGGGCGAGAGGGAGACCGCCGCGCTCCGATCCATCGGTACCCCGATCGCCGACGTGGTCGGTCCCAGCCCGTTCGCCGGATGGCAACAGGCATTCGATCCGCTGCTGGCCCCCGGCGCCCGCAACTACTGGAAGAGCCACGATTTCATGGAGCTTTCGGATGCGACGATCGATATTCTTCTCGATGCGGTGCGGAACCTTCCGGGACCGGAATGCGAGATATTCATCGGTCATGTCGGTGGAGTTGCCGGCCGTATCGCGGCTGACTCGACCGCTTTCCCGCAGCGTAGTTCGCACTTCGTGATGAACGTGCACGCCCGCTGGCGAGAGCCGGAGATGGACCAGGCCTGCATCGGCTGGGCACGGAAGCTTTTCGAGGCAGCCAAGCCCTATTCTGCAGGCACGGCGTACATCAACTTCATGCCGTCCGACGAGGTCGATCGTGTCGAGGCTGCCTACGGCGCCAACTACCGCCGTCTCGCAGAGATCAAGCGGCGCTATGATCCGCAGAACCTCTTCCGAATGAACCAGAATGTCCTTCCCGCATAG